A DNA window from Amycolatopsis sp. DSM 110486 contains the following coding sequences:
- a CDS encoding ABC transporter permease — protein sequence MTAITAVATVRSVRPSAVRAMLRNRLGAVAVAVLALMVLVAVFAPLIAPYDPGAQDLLVRLHPPAWQSGGDARHLLGTDQLGRDILSRLCYGARISLLVGACAALLAGIVGAAIGLVAGFLGGWFDRILMRLADIQLAFPPILLALAIVGFLGSGLWYVVLVLGFTGWVSYARVIRSEVLSLRTREFVTEARAIGVTDLAIMRRHLLPNVMAPLATIGTLHVAAAIVAEASLSYLGLGVPKQTVTWGGMLSDGQLYLGTSWWVAVFPGIALMLTALSVNITGDVLRDVADPKAYRS from the coding sequence ATGACCGCCATCACCGCTGTCGCCACTGTGCGATCCGTCCGGCCGAGCGCCGTGCGCGCGATGCTGCGCAACCGGCTCGGCGCCGTCGCCGTGGCCGTGCTCGCGCTGATGGTGCTGGTCGCGGTGTTCGCACCGCTCATCGCGCCGTACGACCCGGGCGCGCAGGATCTGCTGGTGCGCCTGCACCCGCCTGCGTGGCAATCGGGCGGCGACGCGAGGCACCTCCTCGGCACCGACCAGCTCGGGCGCGACATCCTTTCGCGGCTTTGTTACGGCGCACGGATTTCGTTGCTGGTGGGGGCGTGCGCGGCGCTGCTCGCCGGGATCGTCGGCGCGGCGATCGGGCTGGTGGCCGGGTTCCTCGGCGGCTGGTTCGACCGGATCCTCATGCGCCTGGCCGACATCCAGCTCGCGTTCCCGCCGATCCTGCTCGCGCTCGCCATTGTCGGGTTCCTCGGCTCCGGCCTGTGGTACGTGGTGCTGGTGCTCGGCTTCACGGGCTGGGTCTCCTACGCCCGCGTTATCCGCTCCGAAGTGCTTTCCTTGCGCACCAGGGAGTTCGTCACGGAGGCGCGGGCGATCGGCGTCACGGACCTCGCGATCATGCGCCGCCACCTGCTGCCCAACGTGATGGCGCCGCTCGCCACCATCGGCACGCTGCACGTGGCCGCCGCGATCGTGGCCGAGGCGTCGCTGAGCTACCTCGGCCTCGGCGTGCCGAAACAGACCGTGACCTGGGGCGGCATGCTCAGCGACGGCCAGCTGTACCTGGGCACGTCGTGGTGGGTGGCCGTGTTCCCCGGCATCGCGCTGATGCTCACCGCGCTGTCCGTCAACATCACCGGAGACGTCCTGCGCGACGTCGCGGACCCGAAGGCGTACCGCTCATGA
- a CDS encoding sulfurtransferase: protein MPRTDFLVTTEWLAAHLHDPDVRIVDIRGSVPPLPGQGAGASSPRPAGLGYESSADEYATGHVPGAVFLDWTRDIVDPDDAVPVQVATERQFADAMAQAGIGDEHLVVAYDTHPASTFATRLWWALHYYGHHRVVVLDGGFTRWQQENRAVDTAVPQHPRAVFTPRTRPELRATAEDVLAALDKPEIQLVDARDPGQYTGEIARPGNRPGHIPGAVNVPREDLVDLATGTWRSAAELKDLFTAAELDPGRPIVAYCNGGVAASTVLFGLAIAGYPLGTNYDGSWNEWSARADLPVETA, encoded by the coding sequence ATGCCACGCACCGATTTCCTGGTCACCACCGAGTGGCTGGCCGCACACCTGCACGATCCGGACGTCCGGATCGTCGACATCCGCGGCTCCGTGCCGCCGCTGCCCGGCCAGGGCGCGGGGGCCTCTTCACCGCGGCCGGCCGGCCTCGGCTACGAGAGCTCGGCCGACGAGTACGCCACCGGTCACGTGCCCGGCGCGGTGTTCCTCGACTGGACGCGCGACATCGTCGACCCGGACGACGCCGTGCCCGTGCAGGTGGCCACCGAGCGGCAGTTCGCCGACGCGATGGCGCAGGCCGGGATCGGTGACGAGCACCTCGTGGTGGCCTACGACACGCACCCGGCGTCGACCTTCGCCACGCGGCTGTGGTGGGCGCTGCACTACTACGGCCACCACCGCGTGGTCGTGCTCGACGGCGGCTTCACCCGGTGGCAGCAGGAAAACCGGGCCGTCGACACGGCCGTGCCGCAGCACCCACGCGCGGTGTTCACCCCGCGCACTCGCCCGGAACTGCGGGCCACGGCCGAGGACGTGCTGGCCGCATTGGACAAACCGGAGATCCAGCTCGTCGACGCCCGCGATCCCGGCCAGTACACCGGCGAGATCGCGCGTCCCGGCAACCGGCCGGGGCACATCCCCGGCGCCGTGAACGTGCCGCGCGAAGACCTCGTGGACCTCGCCACCGGCACCTGGCGCTCCGCGGCCGAGCTGAAGGACCTCTTCACCGCGGCCGAGCTCGACCCCGGCCGGCCGATCGTGGCCTACTGCAACGGCGGCGTCGCGGCCTCGACCGTCCTCTTCGGACTCGCCATCGCCGGTTACCCCCTCGGGACCAACTACGACGGCTCGTGGAACGAGTGGAGCGCCCGCGCCGACCTGCCCGTCGAAACCGCCTGA
- a CDS encoding mandelate racemase/muconate lactonizing enzyme family protein — MKITDVDVQVVNLPLTNPFTSSFETKTGETRTVVRLRTDTGVEGWGETMWGRPVAELTRQLGAELVGKSPFALEAFHQRHHMVPFFHGYLGYAALAALDVACWDVMGKATGQRVTDLLGGPVREEVPITALVTRADAPGAQGRELAQGIAEHAAKVVAEGGFTAVKLKGTTDVFGDVKIMRELRRALPDVQLRVDPNAAWSVPDSIRAGLAMEELDLEYLEDPCVGIEGMSQVRAKVRIPLCTNMCVVRFEEFAPAMRLGAVDVIHGDVYKWGGIAATKALAAHCETFGLGMNLHSGGELGIATAAHLAVVASTPVLSRAIDSMYYLHVDDIVEPLHLEAGRLRVPTGPGLGVEVDEDKLAFYAAKNAAEGDLTG, encoded by the coding sequence ATGAAGATCACCGACGTCGACGTGCAGGTCGTGAACCTGCCGTTGACCAACCCGTTCACCAGCTCGTTCGAGACCAAGACGGGGGAGACCCGCACGGTCGTGCGCCTGCGCACCGACACCGGCGTGGAGGGCTGGGGCGAGACGATGTGGGGCCGCCCGGTCGCGGAGCTCACGCGCCAGCTCGGCGCGGAGCTGGTGGGCAAGAGTCCGTTCGCGCTGGAGGCGTTCCACCAGCGGCACCACATGGTGCCCTTCTTCCACGGCTACCTGGGCTACGCGGCGCTGGCGGCGCTGGACGTCGCGTGCTGGGACGTGATGGGCAAGGCCACCGGGCAGCGCGTGACCGACCTGCTGGGCGGCCCGGTGCGCGAGGAGGTGCCGATCACCGCGCTGGTGACCCGCGCCGACGCGCCCGGCGCGCAGGGCCGTGAGCTGGCGCAGGGGATCGCCGAGCACGCGGCGAAGGTCGTGGCCGAGGGCGGCTTCACGGCCGTGAAGCTCAAGGGCACCACGGATGTCTTCGGTGACGTCAAGATCATGCGGGAGCTGCGGCGAGCGCTGCCGGACGTCCAGCTGCGCGTGGACCCGAACGCCGCGTGGTCCGTGCCCGACTCGATCCGCGCGGGGCTGGCGATGGAGGAGCTCGACCTGGAGTACCTCGAAGACCCGTGCGTGGGCATCGAGGGCATGAGCCAGGTCCGCGCAAAGGTGCGGATCCCCTTGTGCACCAACATGTGCGTGGTTCGGTTCGAGGAGTTCGCCCCGGCGATGCGCCTCGGCGCGGTGGACGTGATCCACGGCGACGTCTACAAGTGGGGCGGCATCGCGGCGACGAAGGCGCTCGCCGCGCACTGCGAGACGTTCGGCCTCGGCATGAACCTGCACAGCGGCGGCGAGCTGGGCATCGCGACGGCCGCGCACCTCGCCGTGGTCGCCAGCACGCCCGTGCTCTCGCGCGCGATCGACAGCATGTACTACCTGCACGTGGACGACATCGTCGAGCCGCTGCACCTGGAGGCCGGCCGTCTGCGCGTGCCGACCGGCCCCGGCCTGGGTGTGGAGGTCGACGAGGACAAGCTCGCCTTCTACGCCGCGAAGAACGCCGCCGAAGGCGACCTCACGGGCTGA
- a CDS encoding ABC transporter permease, which translates to MTAPVTTATRLPARAGAGVLRVVVTKVLTAIVVLFFVATAAFLLVRLSGDPVKLILPPDATAAQEATLRASLGLDRPLITQYLDYLAGLPRLKLGTSLVYDQPVTDVLFSRIPATLELAGAALLVALALAVPAGTFAAMRRGRAGDSGVMAGVLVGQSTPAFWVGILLILIFAVQLKILPASGYGGIEHLILPAVTLAVYSVAVIARLLRSSLIDVLGSDFIRTAKAKGLGTGGIVLGHGMRNAALPVVTVVGLEVGSLLGGAILTEQVFSWPGLGRLTVEAIQNRDFPLVQAAVLFFAATFVIVNLLVDLSYTILDPRVRVTS; encoded by the coding sequence GTGACGGCGCCGGTCACCACCGCCACCCGGCTGCCCGCGCGAGCCGGCGCCGGCGTGCTGCGCGTGGTCGTGACGAAGGTGCTCACGGCGATCGTGGTGCTGTTCTTCGTGGCCACGGCGGCGTTCCTGCTCGTGCGGCTCTCGGGCGACCCCGTGAAGCTGATCCTCCCGCCCGACGCCACCGCGGCGCAGGAGGCGACGCTGCGCGCGAGCCTCGGGCTCGACCGGCCGCTGATCACGCAGTACCTCGACTACCTCGCCGGCCTGCCCCGGCTGAAGCTCGGCACCTCGCTCGTCTACGACCAGCCGGTGACCGACGTGCTGTTCTCCCGCATCCCGGCGACGCTGGAGCTGGCGGGGGCCGCGCTGCTGGTCGCGCTCGCGCTCGCGGTGCCGGCGGGCACGTTCGCCGCGATGCGCCGCGGCCGCGCCGGCGACTCCGGCGTGATGGCCGGTGTCCTGGTCGGACAGTCCACTCCGGCCTTCTGGGTCGGGATCCTGCTCATCCTGATCTTCGCGGTGCAGCTGAAGATCCTGCCCGCGTCGGGCTACGGCGGAATCGAGCACCTGATCCTGCCCGCGGTCACGCTCGCCGTGTACTCGGTGGCGGTGATCGCGCGGCTGCTGCGCTCGTCGCTGATCGACGTGCTCGGTTCGGACTTCATCCGCACCGCGAAAGCCAAGGGCCTCGGCACTGGCGGGATCGTGCTCGGCCACGGCATGCGCAACGCCGCGCTGCCCGTGGTCACGGTCGTCGGCCTCGAGGTCGGCTCGCTGCTGGGTGGCGCGATCCTCACCGAGCAGGTGTTCTCGTGGCCCGGCCTCGGCCGGCTCACGGTCGAGGCGATCCAGAACCGCGACTTCCCGCTCGTGCAGGCGGCGGTGCTGTTCTTCGCCGCCACGTTCGTGATCGTGAACCTGCTGGTGGACCTGTCCTACACGATTCTCGACCCGAGGGTGCGGGTGACCTCATGA
- a CDS encoding ATP-binding cassette domain-containing protein produces the protein MTNLVEIRGLRKDYGAVSAVDDVDLDVVSGETLAVVGESGSGKTTLTRLLLRLAEPTAGSVRFDGADLATLPAARLRKVRREMQVVLQDPYSSMNPRLRVTEIVGEPLVTHERGLRGRRGRTRLRARVDELLDAVGLAPEVQDRYPHEFSGGQRQRISIARALALEPRLVVLDEPTSALDVSVQAQVLDLLAELQSRLQLTYVFVSHNLAVVQQIADRVAVMRAGRIVELASKQRLFSAPEHEYTRTLLDAVPDPDPRRARRWAAS, from the coding sequence ATGACGAACCTGGTCGAGATCCGGGGCCTGCGCAAGGACTACGGCGCGGTGTCCGCCGTAGACGACGTCGACCTCGACGTGGTCTCCGGCGAGACGCTCGCCGTGGTCGGGGAATCGGGGTCGGGCAAGACGACGCTGACGCGGCTGTTGCTGCGGCTGGCCGAGCCGACGGCGGGCAGTGTCCGCTTCGACGGCGCCGACCTGGCGACGCTGCCCGCGGCCCGCCTGCGCAAGGTGCGCCGCGAGATGCAGGTGGTGCTGCAGGATCCGTACTCCAGCATGAACCCGCGCCTGCGCGTCACCGAGATCGTGGGCGAACCGCTGGTCACGCACGAGCGCGGCCTGCGCGGTCGGCGTGGCCGCACGCGGTTGCGCGCGCGGGTCGACGAGCTGCTCGACGCCGTCGGCCTCGCGCCGGAGGTGCAGGACCGCTACCCGCACGAGTTCTCCGGCGGGCAGCGCCAGCGCATCTCCATCGCCCGCGCGCTCGCCCTCGAACCGCGGCTGGTCGTGCTGGACGAGCCGACGAGCGCCCTCGACGTCTCCGTGCAGGCGCAGGTGCTCGACCTGCTCGCCGAACTGCAGTCGCGGCTGCAGCTGACGTACGTGTTCGTGTCGCACAACCTCGCGGTGGTGCAGCAGATCGCCGACCGGGTGGCGGTGATGCGGGCGGGCCGGATCGTGGAACTCGCGTCGAAACAGCGGCTCTTCTCGGCGCCAGAGCACGAGTACACGCGGACGTTGCTCGACGCGGTGCCGGACCCGGATCCGCGGCGGGCCCGGCGATGGGCCGCGTCGTGA
- a CDS encoding glycoside hydrolase family 64 protein yields the protein MISRRAFLGASAAAATFPLWGTRISSAATPDTVKVAFDDRSGAGETYAYITGIAPGNKVVILKADGTPYYPPSPAADQTPLAEDCAIPVKSLPQVSVPKMAGARIYVVTDAKLDFFVNPGPALVHPSFVNTADPNHGRDWSFCEFTFNDAVLFANISYVDFVAIPLGLHLRTTGSGDQTVPGLPARSLDPICDALKAQGGAWAELVDAGSDGPPLRALSAQHRADRFTGYLDRYIDSAWQKYASTDLTVDSQIPGLGKFTGRVGSDGMLAFTNGERFAKPVTADVWSCDSGPFALKDGDSDARKAIVPRLAAALNRTTLLDNPNQPDGEDPAKFYTAAETNHYARIVHSRLPDDRGYAFPYDDVSPGPDFSGAVQAGDPDTLTITINALR from the coding sequence TTGATTTCCCGGCGAGCTTTCCTCGGCGCGTCCGCCGCGGCGGCGACTTTTCCGTTGTGGGGCACCAGAATCTCCTCCGCCGCGACGCCCGACACGGTGAAGGTCGCGTTCGACGACCGCTCAGGCGCCGGCGAAACCTACGCCTACATCACGGGTATCGCACCAGGCAACAAGGTCGTGATCCTCAAGGCCGACGGCACGCCGTACTACCCGCCCTCCCCCGCGGCGGACCAGACGCCGCTCGCCGAGGACTGCGCCATCCCGGTGAAATCGCTGCCGCAGGTGAGCGTGCCGAAGATGGCGGGCGCGCGGATCTACGTGGTGACCGACGCGAAGCTCGACTTCTTCGTCAACCCCGGCCCCGCGCTGGTGCACCCGAGCTTCGTCAACACCGCGGACCCGAACCACGGCCGCGACTGGTCGTTCTGCGAGTTCACCTTCAACGACGCGGTGCTGTTCGCCAACATCAGCTACGTCGACTTCGTCGCGATCCCCCTGGGCCTGCACCTGCGGACCACCGGCTCGGGCGACCAGACCGTGCCCGGGCTGCCCGCCCGCTCGCTCGACCCGATCTGCGACGCGCTCAAGGCCCAAGGCGGCGCGTGGGCCGAACTCGTGGACGCCGGCTCCGACGGCCCTCCGCTGCGCGCGTTGTCCGCGCAGCACCGCGCCGACCGCTTCACCGGTTACCTCGACAGGTACATCGACTCGGCCTGGCAGAAGTACGCGAGCACCGACCTCACCGTCGACTCTCAGATCCCGGGTCTGGGCAAGTTCACCGGCCGTGTCGGCAGCGACGGCATGCTCGCCTTCACCAACGGCGAGCGCTTTGCCAAACCAGTGACCGCCGACGTGTGGAGCTGCGACAGCGGCCCGTTCGCGCTGAAGGACGGTGACAGCGACGCTCGCAAGGCCATCGTCCCCCGGCTGGCGGCCGCGCTGAACCGCACGACGCTGCTCGACAACCCGAACCAGCCGGACGGCGAAGACCCCGCGAAGTTCTACACCGCCGCCGAAACCAACCACTACGCCCGCATCGTCCACAGCCGCCTGCCGGACGACCGCGGCTACGCCTTCCCCTACGACGACGTCTCCCCCGGCCCGGACTTCAGCGGCGCCGTACAGGCGGGTGACCCGGACACGCTCACCATCACGATCAACGCGCTGCGCTGA
- a CDS encoding ABC transporter ATP-binding protein: protein MSLVEIKDLRVEFRLDTGTVTAVDGVSFAVDEGETLAVVGESGSGKTATALSLLRLNPEPPCVYEGEVLLDGRDVLRLSEKDLRRIRGNDVAMVFQDPMTSLNPVKRVGAQVAEVVRRHARASRAEAAKAAVEALAEAGIPDAERRAAQYPHQLSGGLRQRVMIAMALVGRPRVLVADEPTTALDVTVQAQILELLVELQRRHGMAIVLITHDLGVVAEVADRVVVMRSGRVVETGAVLPVFETPQEEYTRELLRATPKLERV from the coding sequence ATGAGCCTCGTGGAGATCAAGGACCTGAGGGTTGAGTTCCGGCTCGACACCGGCACGGTCACGGCCGTCGACGGCGTGAGCTTCGCCGTGGACGAGGGCGAGACGCTGGCGGTGGTGGGGGAGTCGGGCAGCGGCAAAACGGCCACGGCCCTGTCGTTGCTTCGGCTGAACCCCGAACCGCCGTGCGTCTACGAGGGTGAGGTGCTGCTCGACGGGCGTGACGTACTACGACTGTCCGAAAAGGACCTCCGGCGCATCCGCGGCAACGACGTCGCCATGGTCTTCCAGGACCCGATGACGAGCCTCAACCCGGTGAAACGCGTGGGTGCGCAGGTCGCGGAAGTCGTCCGCCGGCACGCACGTGCTTCGCGGGCCGAAGCGGCCAAAGCCGCGGTCGAAGCGCTGGCCGAGGCCGGGATCCCGGACGCGGAACGGCGGGCGGCCCAGTACCCGCACCAGCTTTCCGGTGGGCTGCGCCAGCGCGTGATGATCGCGATGGCGCTGGTCGGCCGGCCGCGGGTGCTCGTGGCCGACGAGCCGACAACCGCGCTCGACGTGACCGTGCAGGCGCAGATCCTGGAGCTGCTCGTGGAGCTGCAGCGCCGCCACGGCATGGCGATCGTGCTGATCACCCACGACTTGGGCGTGGTGGCCGAGGTCGCCGACCGGGTCGTGGTGATGCGCTCGGGCCGCGTGGTCGAGACCGGCGCAGTACTGCCGGTGTTCGAGACACCGCAAGAGGAGTACACGCGCGAGCTGCTGCGCGCCACACCGAAGCTGGAGCGGGTATGA
- a CDS encoding creatininase family protein → MPELTRMTWREVRAAAPSAIAVLPIGSQEQHAGHLPMGTDTMLAEAVVDGALTRLGGDPEVVRLPALPFGHSPHHLFAAAVSLSAATLQAVLADVLDSLVRSGFRRVFVVNGHGGNDEIMRLAVKQYALQADVALAACSYWSLGEAASPGHAGLFETSLMLAAKPDLVREPAPRPDVTPPPLFDRPPYPGLTVERHGEWARVGGSTDDATAATADRGADLLDRRVAALAAAIRAFHNATAATGEHVHTEGEA, encoded by the coding sequence ATGCCCGAACTGACGCGGATGACCTGGCGGGAGGTGCGCGCGGCCGCGCCGTCGGCCATCGCGGTGCTGCCGATCGGCTCGCAGGAGCAGCACGCGGGCCACCTGCCGATGGGCACCGACACGATGCTCGCCGAGGCCGTGGTCGACGGCGCGCTCACCCGCCTCGGCGGCGATCCGGAGGTCGTGCGGCTGCCCGCGCTGCCGTTCGGCCACAGCCCGCACCACCTGTTCGCCGCGGCCGTTTCGCTCTCGGCCGCCACACTGCAGGCCGTGCTCGCCGACGTGCTCGATTCGCTCGTGCGCAGCGGCTTCCGGCGCGTGTTCGTGGTCAACGGCCACGGCGGCAACGACGAGATCATGCGCCTGGCGGTGAAGCAGTACGCGCTGCAGGCCGACGTCGCACTCGCCGCGTGCTCGTACTGGTCGCTCGGCGAAGCCGCTTCGCCGGGTCACGCCGGGCTGTTCGAGACGTCGCTGATGCTCGCCGCGAAGCCGGACCTGGTGCGCGAACCCGCGCCTCGGCCGGACGTGACCCCGCCGCCGTTGTTCGACCGGCCGCCCTACCCCGGGCTGACGGTCGAGCGCCACGGCGAGTGGGCCCGCGTCGGCGGCTCCACCGACGACGCCACGGCGGCGACCGCCGACCGCGGTGCCGACCTGCTCGACCGGCGGGTGGCGGCCTTGGCGGCGGCGATCCGCGCTTTCCACAACGCCACCGCGGCCACCGGAGAACACGTACACACCGAAGGGGAGGCATGA
- a CDS encoding putative quinol monooxygenase, which produces MVTEVATLTALPGGEDELGRAIASGVPYLREHPDCLEATISRCVEEPGRFTVAVDWTSVEAHERGFRASPLFKQWIGSIAGKFDPATLDTRHYETYPA; this is translated from the coding sequence ATGGTCACCGAAGTCGCCACCCTCACCGCGCTGCCCGGCGGTGAAGACGAGCTGGGCCGGGCCATCGCTTCGGGCGTGCCCTACCTGCGTGAGCACCCGGACTGCCTGGAGGCGACGATCAGCCGCTGTGTGGAAGAACCCGGCCGCTTCACCGTGGCGGTGGACTGGACGTCGGTCGAGGCGCACGAGCGGGGTTTCCGCGCCAGCCCGCTGTTCAAGCAGTGGATCGGCTCGATCGCGGGCAAGTTCGACCCCGCGACGCTCGACACCCGCCACTACGAGACCTATCCCGCGTAG
- a CDS encoding TetR/AcrR family transcriptional regulator has translation MRPEPTTSRGRRTREKIVTTAARLMHERGIGGTPLEEVLAESGTGKSQLYHYFGGKQDLAVAVLEYQLERVLAAQPSLHDEECTDLRRWRDEVLAAADESGYGNCPLGAFVGQVDDDAELGTTLARLFDRWQDAITTLVRRAQAAGEIPADVSAEHLALTLLTAQQGGTALSHLHGSPEALVCSLDGVLARVSP, from the coding sequence ATGCGCCCCGAACCGACCACGAGCCGCGGCCGCCGCACGCGCGAGAAGATCGTGACCACGGCCGCGCGGCTGATGCACGAGCGCGGCATCGGCGGCACGCCGCTGGAAGAGGTGCTCGCCGAGAGCGGCACCGGCAAATCCCAGCTGTACCACTACTTCGGCGGCAAGCAGGACCTCGCCGTCGCCGTGCTGGAGTACCAGCTGGAGCGCGTTCTGGCCGCGCAGCCGTCGCTGCACGACGAGGAGTGCACCGACCTGCGCCGCTGGCGCGACGAGGTGCTCGCCGCGGCCGACGAGAGCGGCTACGGCAACTGCCCGCTCGGCGCCTTCGTCGGCCAGGTCGACGACGACGCCGAGCTGGGCACCACCCTCGCGCGCCTGTTCGACCGCTGGCAGGACGCCATCACCACGCTCGTCCGCCGAGCCCAGGCGGCGGGCGAGATCCCCGCGGACGTCTCCGCGGAGCACCTCGCCCTGACGCTGCTCACCGCCCAGCAGGGCGGCACCGCGCTGTCCCACCTGCACGGCTCACCCGAAGCGCTGGTGTGCTCCCTCGACGGCGTGCTCGCGCGCGTCAGCCCGTGA
- a CDS encoding lytic polysaccharide monooxygenase auxiliary activity family 9 protein — translation MKANRKILAGLAGAVLAPVLVLVSPAGIASAHGYVNSPASRQAQCAQGVVDCGEIKYEPQSVEGPKGLHSCNGGVAQFADLNDNSKPWQAAPVGKTVTFTWTFTARHSTASYEYFIGDEKIASFDGHNQQPPETVTHQVDLGGHTGRQTVLAVWNIADTANAFYSCIDLQVG, via the coding sequence ATGAAAGCGAACCGGAAGATCCTCGCCGGACTCGCGGGCGCCGTGCTCGCGCCGGTGCTCGTCCTGGTCAGCCCCGCCGGCATCGCGAGCGCCCACGGGTACGTCAACTCCCCCGCCAGCCGGCAGGCGCAGTGCGCGCAGGGCGTGGTCGACTGCGGTGAGATCAAGTACGAACCGCAGAGCGTCGAGGGTCCGAAGGGCCTGCACAGCTGCAACGGCGGCGTCGCGCAGTTCGCCGACCTCAACGACAACTCCAAGCCCTGGCAGGCCGCTCCGGTCGGGAAAACGGTCACGTTCACGTGGACCTTCACCGCGCGCCACAGCACCGCGAGCTACGAGTATTTCATCGGCGACGAGAAGATCGCGAGCTTCGACGGCCACAACCAGCAGCCGCCGGAAACCGTGACACACCAGGTGGACCTGGGCGGCCACACCGGCCGCCAGACCGTGCTCGCCGTGTGGAACATCGCGGACACGGCCAACGCGTTCTACTCCTGCATCGACCTCCAGGTCGGCTGA
- a CDS encoding ROK family protein, translating into MNSGERPALRLVPAAEPRTPDAPLLGAVELVPGRVRAALLDLSGTVLWQAEAMYPHGTADPGEIDAALTSALRFPSAPAGVGIAAAGLLDASAGVIIEVHEVPALHGYPVADVVTRLVGVPVHVEHLARVQVLGDRWFGPGRGRTTFASVSTGEVLGVGILYDGEVLAPPGGRSGAHMTVAASGLPCTCGARGCWKTVATTSWLRAEAERRGLAARGVRELAGDPLLDEYAGNIALGLVNIQQLFAPGLFILHGEASEGGEAFRARIEHRLREDSSWATGAEPPRVLVNTGPADDIVLLGGAGLVLSRH; encoded by the coding sequence ATGAATTCCGGCGAACGGCCAGCACTGCGGCTGGTTCCGGCTGCCGAGCCGCGCACGCCGGACGCACCGCTGCTCGGCGCCGTCGAGCTGGTGCCCGGGCGCGTGCGCGCCGCGTTGCTCGACTTGTCGGGCACGGTGCTCTGGCAGGCCGAGGCGATGTACCCGCACGGCACGGCCGACCCCGGCGAGATCGACGCCGCGCTCACCTCGGCGCTGCGGTTCCCGAGCGCACCGGCCGGAGTCGGGATCGCCGCCGCGGGCCTGCTCGACGCGTCGGCGGGCGTGATCATCGAGGTGCACGAAGTGCCCGCGCTGCACGGCTACCCGGTGGCCGACGTCGTGACCCGGCTCGTGGGCGTCCCCGTGCATGTGGAACACCTCGCCCGCGTGCAGGTCCTCGGCGACCGCTGGTTCGGCCCGGGCCGCGGCCGCACGACGTTCGCGTCGGTGTCCACCGGCGAGGTCCTCGGCGTCGGCATCCTCTACGACGGTGAGGTGCTCGCCCCGCCGGGTGGGCGCAGCGGCGCGCACATGACGGTGGCCGCGAGCGGTCTGCCGTGCACCTGCGGCGCACGCGGCTGCTGGAAAACCGTCGCGACCACGTCGTGGCTGCGCGCCGAGGCCGAACGGCGCGGGCTGGCCGCCCGCGGCGTCCGCGAGCTGGCCGGCGACCCGCTGCTCGACGAGTACGCGGGCAACATCGCCCTGGGCCTGGTCAACATCCAGCAGCTGTTCGCCCCCGGCCTCTTCATCCTCCACGGCGAAGCGTCCGAAGGCGGCGAAGCGTTCCGCGCCCGCATCGAGCACCGCCTGCGCGAGGACTCGTCGTGGGCCACCGGCGCGGAACCCCCGCGGGTGCTGGTCAACACCGGCCCGGCCGACGACATCGTGCTGCTCGGCGGCGCGGGCCTGGTGCTGTCGCGGCACTGA